AACTTCCACAACAGAATAATCCATTACACGGTGTTACATTAGAATCTATATTAAATTATTTGCTCGATTATTACGGTTGGGAAAAGCTGGGGGCAAAAATTCGTATAAATTGTTTTAACGATAATCCAAGTATTCAGTCAAGCCTGAAGTTTTTACGCAAAACTCCTTGGGCAAGAACCAAAGTAGAACAATTGTATATTTGGTTGGTTGAGAAAAATAGTAAATAGTTTTTTATTCAACCTTTATAACTAGCCCTTTTAAATATTCCCCTTCCGGATGGTAAATAC
Above is a genomic segment from Bacteroidia bacterium containing:
- a CDS encoding DUF2132 domain-containing protein — encoded protein: MEKLPQQNNPLHGVTLESILNYLLDYYGWEKLGAKIRINCFNDNPSIQSSLKFLRKTPWARTKVEQLYIWLVEKNSK